From the genome of Henningerozyma blattae CBS 6284 chromosome 8, complete genome:
CTAAACAAAAAACTGCAAGTGTTGAACAAGAGCGGCTACAACTTGCTGAGCCATCACCAATATCTCTTTCACACCCAATAGGAATACCACAATTAGTTTCATTCCCTATGTCTCAACTTAATGATGGTGAATGCAAATTAGGTACTGAAAATACTCTACCAAGAACTTCTTCCAAAGAACAAACATTACATACAAGTAGACAAAACACAAATGGATTACccattttaaaagaaaatccCACTAGCATCGAATCtatatatagaaataaGGTTCCAAATGCAACAGCGCCTTCTTTGGATATTGGAGAGTTAATGCAACAAACACATATACAATATGAACAAGAATATATTagtgatgaagaaaaaaattcgGAAACTGTAGGAAATGATTATACAACCGTGTCATATAATTATCATCCAAGAACAAATATGCTCAATGAAGACAATGTTCCAAATCATTTGGCATCAGgcaaattaaaaataaagacaGCACAAAATCCATTTGATCCTCTATATGATAGACAATCAAATAACCCATCATCTATAATCTTaccaaattcaaaaaataaaaatgaacaGAGTTCAACTATTGTGTAATATAAGTTAATTACGgaaagatgaagaattgaCTCCAAACTGCTAATCTCctacaaaaacaaaattaaatacatAATTTCAGAATACTTCATTAATGTATTAATACAACaatcttaaatatttttacatCTTTTCGTCAAATTTATCATGCTGTATTACGTATATAGTGATTTGTTGTTACCatgaattgaatattttctaaatagtatataatgtctttcttttttccctctctttaattcaaatctaattttgttttagaTTTATCCCTTTTTTATGTAATTTATTACGATACGAACGACACGTAGAAATGTATAAATGTATAAGCATTTCTACGCTAACTATCATATGAAACtacttttattaaatctatCAAGTGCTTTCAGATACCCTAGATTATatgaattttgataatgaattttggATTGTTGAATATCTTTATCGCAGCCAATACCattttcataataataacctaaaatatattcattctTACTTAATTTGTTGCTGGAAATTTCACAAGATTTTTTTACccaattaaatgattcttttaaattcattaataatacatttGGAGATCCGGTTAAATACCATCCACTTATCGATAGCATTGCCATTGCTTGactaatattttgaagattatcttcaatatcactctttttgttaatattattaccattcTTAGATGAcaaaaattcatcattgTTTATGCATCTCATATACCAAAAGATTGATTTCAACGTAGATATAGGTAAACCTAAATCACCATTCTCATATAAATTACCAATTTTCCATTGGCTTAATGAATAATTACATTCAATTGCGgctttataataataatggataGCTTTACTTTTATTCTGAATAGTAATATCAGAAAATtccattaaattttttttcaaatttgaatttaaattattaaactcatatattttacccaattgataatatgCTTGACCAAATTTTCCCAATTTTGCAGATTTTTTCAACCAATTTAGGCCTGTTtcaatattgatattaaactTAATCTCAGGGTTTGATTCGAATCCATTCAAATTAATCATACCTAGTTTGTACATACATTTATGattcaagaatttaatgGCTCCGATctcataatatttatatgattttttcaaatgttCAGAAAATTGAGTATCTGAAGAATCAGTGTTATCCTTCTCTATACCAACTTGATATTCGTAGCATATACCTAGCCTATAGTATGATTCAGAATGGTTTAAATTTGCAGCTTTTTCATAGAATTTTAATGCTTTAGTATCATCTTTTCTGACAATTCTCCTAATATCTATGTATTTGTTATCGGCCGATTTCaaatatgatttatttgaatataatgTACCTGCCAAATATAAAGCATCAGGATagtttattgaaattaatttagttaaaactttaaacgcatgatcaattaaaattttttgatttttaatCACTAATTCGTTcgataaatattttttcaatttttcagcATTAAtgttataatttttgatgaaattttcgttaaatgaaaaaattaataatgtcTCTACCCATTTTAATTGTAATGTAGGAGTAAAATCTGTGGAATCGTCAACAATCtcttgataaatattataaaattccAAGGCATCCTTAGAAAATTCagataaatttcttttagtATCATCAATTGGAGTAGTTGGATATACTGTTtgcttattattattaccgCTTGACGGTATTACCTCTTGATTATATGGATGAGATTTCTTTACATGATTATCAGTATTTGAGGTTAAAACTGAGTTATTACTTGTATTAGGATTTGAAGTAGAATTAGAACTTATGTTTGAATTAGTAATAGATATTGGGATAGAGCTTGTACTTGTATTAGCTAATTCATTTTGGTATGACTCAATGTTAGAACGAATATTTTGAGCTAAGGATGTCGAAGTATGTGGGGGTTGTGATTCTTGATTGTGACGATATTGTTGAGATGTGCCTAATTCCTTGGTATGGTTCAAAGAGGTAATAGTGGTTGGTTTATTAGTTATTATAGTTGTAGTGTTATTAGGGCTTTGGtaaaaatttgaagttttggtattatttatatg
Proteins encoded in this window:
- the ACK1 gene encoding Ack1p (similar to Saccharomyces cerevisiae YDL203C; ancestral locus Anc_8.452); translated protein: MNNQESISRYDNFVRDISSNTTNTSSNKDRYVNLNAQHTNSNSSLNLKSASQIQNPFIRKPTLNPFAMDLQNGSEVHINNTKTSNFYQSPNNTTTIITNKPTTITSLNHTKELGTSQQYRHNQESQPPHTSTSLAQNIRSNIESYQNELANTSTSSIPISITNSNISSNSTSNPNTSNNSVLTSNTDNHVKKSHPYNQEVIPSSGNNNKQTVYPTTPIDDTKRNLSEFSKDALEFYNIYQEIVDDSTDFTPTLQLKWVETLLIFSFNENFIKNYNINAEKLKKYLSNELVIKNQKILIDHAFKVLTKLISINYPDALYLAGTLYSNKSYLKSADNKYIDIRRIVRKDDTKALKFYEKAANLNHSESYYRLGICYEYQVGIEKDNTDSSDTQFSEHLKKSYKYYEIGAIKFLNHKCMYKLGMINLNGFESNPEIKFNINIETGLNWLKKSAKLGKFGQAYYQLGKIYEFNNLNSNLKKNLMEFSDITIQNKSKAIHYYYKAAIECNYSLSQWKIGNLYENGDLGLPISTLKSIFWYMRCINNDEFLSSKNGNNINKKSDIEDNLQNISQAMAMLSISGWYLTGSPNVLLMNLKESFNWVKKSCEISSNKLSKNEYILGYYYENGIGCDKDIQQSKIHYQNSYNLGYLKALDRFNKSSFI
- the TBLA0H00470 gene encoding uncharacterized protein (similar to Saccharomyces cerevisiae RTN2 (YDL204W) and RTN1 (YDR233C); ancestral locus Anc_8.454); this translates as MFIKETNFFLFSTKILYMLLSFNAIVEYFTKSITGLGWVSFLDTREFDPIVLPILNIWDKKLLVLDQFFTKILFAESPLETLIISMIIFMTHQLLTHISIFNLLIICDILLFTLPKYFLRNELGFDSFIFNNRTKTSNVRIFFASTRGKEKLSPKQKTASVEQERLQLAEPSPISLSHPIGIPQLVSFPMSQLNDGECKLGTENTLPRTSSKEQTLHTSRQNTNGLPILKENPTSIESIYRNKVPNATAPSLDIGELMQQTHIQYEQEYISDEEKNSETVGNDYTTVSYNYHPRTNMLNEDNVPNHLASGKLKIKTAQNPFDPLYDRQSNNPSSIILPNSKNKNEQSSTIV